From Bacillus basilensis, a single genomic window includes:
- the speB gene encoding agmatinase, with the protein MRFDEAYSGKVFIKSHPSFEESKVVIYGMPMDWTVSYRPGSRFGPARIREVSIGLEEYSPYLDRELEEVKYFDAGDIPLPFGNAQRSIDMIEEYVSELLDADKFPLGLGGEHLVSWPIFKAMAKKYPDLAIIHMDAHTDLRESYEGEPLSHSTPIRKVCDLIGPENVYSFGIRSGMKEEFEWAKEVGMNLYKFDVLEPLKEVLPKLAGRPVYVTIDIDVLDPAHAPGTGTLEAGGITSKELLDSIVAIANSNINVVGADLVEVAPVYDHSDQTPVAASKFVREMLLGWVK; encoded by the coding sequence ATGCGTTTTGATGAAGCTTATTCAGGTAAAGTATTTATTAAAAGTCATCCAAGTTTTGAAGAGTCAAAGGTAGTTATTTACGGGATGCCTATGGATTGGACAGTAAGTTACCGTCCAGGATCTCGCTTTGGCCCTGCACGTATTCGTGAAGTATCAATCGGTCTTGAAGAATATAGCCCATATTTAGATCGTGAACTAGAAGAGGTAAAATATTTTGATGCGGGTGATATCCCATTACCATTCGGAAACGCACAACGCAGCATAGATATGATTGAAGAGTATGTATCAGAACTTTTAGATGCCGATAAGTTTCCACTAGGTCTCGGCGGTGAGCACTTAGTGTCTTGGCCAATTTTTAAGGCAATGGCAAAAAAATATCCGGATTTAGCAATCATCCACATGGATGCTCATACTGATTTACGTGAATCGTATGAAGGGGAGCCTTTATCTCACTCTACACCAATTCGTAAAGTGTGCGATTTAATTGGTCCGGAAAACGTATATTCTTTCGGTATTCGTTCTGGAATGAAGGAAGAATTCGAATGGGCAAAAGAAGTAGGTATGAACTTATATAAATTTGACGTATTAGAACCGTTAAAAGAAGTATTACCGAAACTTGCAGGACGCCCAGTCTATGTCACAATTGACATTGACGTATTAGACCCAGCTCATGCTCCTGGAACAGGAACATTAGAAGCTGGAGGTATCACATCTAAAGAATTATTAGATTCCATCGTGGCAATTGCAAATTCAAATATAAATGTAGTTGGAGCAGACTTAGTAGAAGTAGCTCCGGTCTACGACCATAGTGATCAAACACCAGTCGCAGCAAGCAAATTCGTGCGGGAAATGCTGCTCGGTTGGGTGAAATAA
- a CDS encoding MFS transporter: MESKRKLGRLITVVATFLAFSGIGVVDPILPIIAEKIGATHWQVEMLFTAYILTMAIMMLPAGIFASRFGDKRMMTIGLAIVTVFAFICGISQTIAQLSLFRAGWGLGNAMFFATAMTLLIALSKEVHEAVGLYEAAIGLGMAGGPLLGGILGGHSWRHPFFATSILIFLAFILVFFFVKEPERKVKRKAAGVGELLNLVKYKPFMQGAISGMLYYYGFFVVLAYSPLIMHLSAIQLGFVFCGWGLALAYGSAILAHKLEGKYEPKALLKGSLLVFAIFLIALFFVKIMWLQIVLIVLSGLASGLNNALFTSYVMDISPYERSVTSGVYNFVRWLGGAIAPILSGVIGHTVSPQSPFLVGGIVVLIGCIMILIPIRKPVEVETKALS; encoded by the coding sequence ATGGAGAGCAAACGAAAACTAGGGAGATTGATTACAGTGGTGGCTACCTTCCTTGCCTTTTCGGGTATAGGGGTAGTCGACCCAATTTTGCCGATTATTGCTGAAAAGATTGGTGCAACGCATTGGCAAGTAGAGATGTTATTTACGGCGTATATTTTAACGATGGCAATTATGATGTTACCAGCTGGGATATTTGCATCAAGATTTGGTGATAAACGAATGATGACAATTGGTCTTGCGATCGTAACTGTATTTGCGTTTATATGTGGTATATCGCAAACGATTGCTCAATTATCTCTTTTCCGCGCTGGATGGGGATTAGGAAATGCCATGTTCTTCGCAACGGCGATGACATTATTGATTGCATTAAGTAAAGAAGTTCATGAAGCAGTAGGATTGTATGAAGCAGCTATCGGTTTAGGAATGGCAGGCGGGCCTTTATTAGGCGGTATATTAGGTGGACATTCTTGGCGTCATCCGTTTTTCGCAACGAGTATTTTAATTTTCTTAGCATTTATTTTAGTTTTCTTTTTTGTGAAAGAACCGGAGCGAAAAGTGAAACGTAAAGCGGCAGGCGTAGGGGAATTACTTAACCTGGTGAAGTATAAACCGTTTATGCAAGGTGCGATTTCAGGGATGTTATACTACTACGGATTTTTCGTTGTGTTAGCATATTCACCACTTATTATGCATTTATCTGCTATTCAATTAGGATTTGTATTTTGTGGATGGGGATTAGCGTTAGCCTACGGTTCTGCAATTTTAGCGCATAAGCTAGAAGGTAAATATGAGCCAAAAGCATTATTGAAAGGTAGTTTACTCGTATTTGCGATTTTCTTAATTGCACTATTCTTTGTGAAAATTATGTGGTTACAAATTGTATTAATTGTTCTATCAGGATTAGCATCAGGATTAAATAATGCATTATTTACAAGTTATGTAATGGATATTTCACCTTATGAAAGATCTGTTACATCAGGTGTTTATAACTTTGTTCGTTGGTTAGGAGGCGCAATTGCTCCGATTTTATCAGGAGTTATCGGTCATACTGTTTCACCACAAAGTCCATTTTTAGTAGGTGGAATTGTGGTGTTAATTGGTTGTATTATGATCCTAATTCCAATTCGTAAACCAGTAGAAGTAGAGACAAAAGCCCTTTCTTAA
- a CDS encoding glycerophosphodiester phosphodiesterase, with protein MSKPLIFAHRGVKGTHPENTMIAFQEAERIGAHGIELDVHLSKDGELVVIHDETVDRTTNGIGLVSEKTVEELQALDAGSHKDPSFQEAKIPTLREVFIWLSTTSLQLNIELKTDVIHYPSIEEKVVALVREYHLSNQIVFSSFNHESVSLLAEIAPEIPRAILYDTPLADPIAEAKTREATGLHPNFQLLTKEFVQLAQKQGYVFRPYTINEYKDLQTMIDYGVDVIITDWPARAFELLS; from the coding sequence ATGAGTAAACCACTTATTTTCGCTCACCGCGGCGTAAAAGGAACACATCCCGAAAATACGATGATTGCCTTCCAAGAAGCTGAACGCATTGGCGCTCATGGAATTGAGCTTGATGTCCACCTATCAAAAGATGGTGAACTTGTCGTAATTCACGACGAAACAGTCGATCGTACAACAAATGGCATAGGACTTGTTTCCGAAAAAACGGTGGAGGAGTTACAAGCTTTAGATGCTGGTAGCCATAAAGACCCTTCTTTCCAGGAAGCAAAAATCCCAACGTTACGAGAAGTATTTATTTGGCTATCTACAACAAGCTTACAACTCAATATTGAATTAAAAACAGACGTGATTCACTATCCAAGTATCGAAGAAAAAGTTGTGGCTCTTGTTCGAGAATATCATCTATCGAATCAAATTGTATTTTCCTCATTTAACCACGAATCTGTTTCATTATTAGCAGAGATTGCTCCTGAAATCCCAAGAGCGATTTTATATGATACACCACTTGCTGATCCTATCGCTGAAGCAAAAACTAGAGAAGCAACTGGTTTACATCCAAACTTTCAACTACTAACAAAAGAATTTGTTCAACTAGCACAAAAACAAGGATACGTTTTCCGTCCGTATACAATTAACGAATACAAAGATTTACAAACTATGATTGATTATGGCGTAGATGTCATTATTACTGATTGGCCAGCACGCGCCTTTGAGCTCCTTTCTTAA
- a CDS encoding MerR family transcriptional regulator: protein MYKIDEVTKQVGLTKRTLRYYEEIGLIHPPERSEGNIRLYTDEDIARIKRIVEAKEVLGITLQEMQHFLSLKERMEQRRNSENPRDREVIQEIKEMLEKQVQTLDEKMEQMHRVKAELEDSFHRAVTFLENTKGE from the coding sequence ATGTATAAGATTGATGAAGTCACAAAGCAAGTTGGTTTAACAAAACGTACACTTCGTTATTATGAGGAAATTGGTTTAATTCATCCCCCTGAACGTAGTGAGGGGAACATTCGCCTGTATACAGATGAGGATATCGCAAGGATTAAAAGGATTGTGGAAGCGAAAGAAGTACTAGGAATTACGCTACAAGAAATGCAGCATTTCTTATCGTTAAAAGAAAGAATGGAACAGAGAAGAAATAGCGAGAATCCTCGTGACCGTGAAGTGATTCAAGAAATTAAAGAGATGCTTGAAAAACAAGTGCAAACGTTAGACGAGAAAATGGAGCAAATGCATCGTGTAAAGGCAGAACTTGAGGATAGCTTCCATCGTGCAGTGACATTTTTAGAGAATACAAAAGGAGAGTAA
- the speE gene encoding polyamine aminopropyltransferase — MELWFTEKQTKHFGITARINRTLHTEQTEFQKLDMVETEEFGNMLILDGMVMTTEKDEFVYHEMVAHVPLFTHPNPENVLVVGGGDGGVIREVLKHPSVKKATLVEIDGKVIEYSKQYLPSIAGALDNERVEVKVGDGFLHIAESENEYDVIMVDSTEPVGPAVNLFTKGFYAGISKALKEDGIFVAQTDNPWFTPELITTVFKDVKEIFPITRLYTANIPTYPSGLWTFTIGSKKHDPLEVSEERFHEIETKYYTKELHNAAFALPKFVGDLIK; from the coding sequence ATGGAACTATGGTTCACTGAAAAACAAACAAAACATTTTGGGATTACGGCGCGTATTAACCGCACATTACATACGGAGCAAACAGAATTCCAAAAACTTGATATGGTTGAAACGGAAGAGTTCGGAAACATGCTTATTTTAGATGGCATGGTTATGACAACAGAAAAAGATGAGTTCGTTTATCATGAAATGGTAGCGCACGTACCTTTATTTACACATCCAAACCCTGAAAACGTATTAGTTGTAGGTGGCGGCGATGGCGGTGTTATTCGTGAAGTGTTAAAGCACCCAAGCGTAAAGAAAGCAACTCTTGTTGAAATCGATGGAAAAGTAATTGAGTACTCTAAACAATACTTACCATCAATTGCAGGCGCATTAGATAATGAGCGTGTAGAAGTAAAAGTAGGAGATGGTTTCCTACACATCGCAGAAAGCGAAAATGAATATGACGTAATTATGGTAGATTCTACTGAGCCAGTAGGCCCAGCCGTAAATCTATTTACAAAAGGCTTCTACGCTGGAATTTCAAAAGCGTTAAAAGAAGACGGTATTTTCGTTGCACAAACGGACAACCCTTGGTTCACACCAGAACTAATTACAACTGTGTTTAAAGACGTAAAAGAGATTTTCCCAATTACTCGTTTATACACAGCGAACATTCCAACTTACCCAAGTGGTCTTTGGACATTCACAATTGGATCTAAAAAACATGATCCATTAGAAGTAAGTGAAGAGCGTTTCCACGAAATCGAAACGAAATACTACACAAAAGAATTACACAATGCAGCATTCGCATTACCGAAATTTGTTGGCGATCTAATTAAGTAA